One stretch of Lysobacter sp. TY2-98 DNA includes these proteins:
- a CDS encoding GGDEF domain-containing phosphodiesterase: MNRAELSHRLNARIEAGASSFAVMLVRVQRLQEFRLVHGYEASDAVGRAACERIRELLRPQDELDQVAENEFIVLLPGLMNPGHAMLAATRAVRAFETPLLFAQHAVMTPVAVGVALFPEHGNDATTLLRRAEIALRDAKRLSERCALYSPGTERAMVPYEWLHDALRTNRLEAHFEPILDLRRNAVCGYESLARWHDPDGGPIRPDVFIRLAEDTGLIAELTRWSLNATFRHAAAIRSSEQRLRFSVNISPRVFGQRDLVQQITGALAVWDMPPDAVTLEVTESALMEDPLTSIAMLHTLRDAGLAISIDDFGAGYSSLAYLKQLPATELKIDRSFVADMRHDLRSARVVRAIIDLGHQLDLQVVAEGVEDAETLEVLRALGCDRAQGYHIGRSTPASFLLDRVAPA; this comes from the coding sequence TTGAACCGCGCGGAGCTGTCCCATCGGCTCAACGCGCGCATCGAAGCCGGCGCGTCGTCGTTCGCGGTGATGCTGGTTCGCGTGCAGCGCCTGCAGGAATTCCGCCTCGTGCACGGTTACGAGGCCAGCGACGCCGTCGGTCGCGCGGCTTGCGAGCGCATCCGCGAACTGCTGCGACCGCAGGACGAACTCGACCAGGTCGCCGAGAACGAATTCATCGTGCTGCTGCCGGGGCTGATGAATCCCGGCCACGCGATGCTCGCGGCGACGCGCGCCGTGCGTGCGTTCGAGACGCCACTGCTGTTCGCGCAGCATGCGGTGATGACGCCAGTCGCGGTGGGTGTCGCCCTGTTTCCGGAACACGGAAACGACGCCACGACACTGCTGCGCCGTGCCGAGATCGCCTTGCGCGATGCCAAGCGCCTGAGTGAGCGGTGCGCGCTCTACAGCCCGGGCACCGAGCGCGCGATGGTGCCCTACGAGTGGCTGCATGATGCGTTGCGCACGAACCGTCTCGAAGCGCACTTCGAGCCCATCCTCGACCTGCGCCGCAATGCGGTCTGCGGTTACGAGTCGCTCGCACGCTGGCACGATCCCGACGGCGGCCCGATCCGCCCCGACGTGTTCATTCGCCTTGCCGAGGACACCGGCCTCATCGCCGAGCTGACCCGCTGGAGCCTCAACGCAACGTTCCGTCATGCCGCCGCGATCCGCTCGAGCGAACAGCGGCTTCGCTTCTCGGTGAACATCTCGCCGCGCGTGTTCGGCCAACGCGACCTGGTGCAGCAGATCACCGGCGCGCTCGCGGTCTGGGACATGCCGCCCGACGCGGTGACACTCGAAGTCACCGAAAGCGCGCTGATGGAAGATCCGCTGACCAGCATCGCCATGCTGCACACGCTGCGCGACGCCGGCCTCGCGATCTCGATCGACGACTTCGGCGCCGGCTATTCGTCGCTGGCCTATCTCAAGCAGCTGCCGGCGACCGAACTCAAGATCGACCGCAGCTTCGTCGCCGACATGCGCCACGACCTGCGCTCCGCGCGCGTCGTGCGCGCGATCATCGACCTCGGCCATCAGCTCGACCTGCAGGTCGTTGCGGAAGGCGTCGAGGACGCGGAGACGCTGGAAGTGCTGCGCGCCCTCGGCTGCGATCGTGCGCAGGGCTATCACATCGGCCGTTCGACGCCGGCGTCGTTCCTGCTGGATCGCGTCGCACCGGCCTGA
- a CDS encoding HD-GYP domain-containing protein, which yields MQIEEREIEADQVRLGMFVCRLDRPWTETPFPLQGFYVHELSQIETLRNYCRRVWIDVELTQRGYARSFSGMSALSSAASQMTTDRDITPNGASVSTPAPTRDPRLGSATYRDTVDFEHEVPRAREALENTATTISELVEQAQSGKPIEPEVAHAAARPVVASVLRNADAMFWLNALRRHDGYAYSHALNCAMLAAAFGRHLGLPEDYLVELATGAMLMDIGKTQVPQPLLEREGPLDPLSMARVRRHVELGTQMLQDDRFSATVIEMVRGHHERADGTGYPARRSGGDIPLHARIAAIVDSFDAMTSDRPHAPAMARHIALQDLYRDRVTRYYPELVEQFISCLGVYPTGSLAELNTGEIVAIMSQNAARRLRPRVLVLTDPDGRLLSGFRTLDLLSADSAIEIRRPLADHHAGIDVKELYL from the coding sequence ATGCAGATCGAAGAGCGCGAGATCGAAGCGGACCAGGTACGGCTCGGCATGTTCGTGTGCCGGCTCGATCGCCCGTGGACCGAAACGCCCTTCCCGCTGCAGGGCTTCTATGTCCACGAGTTGTCGCAGATCGAAACACTGCGCAACTACTGTCGCCGCGTCTGGATCGACGTCGAGCTCACCCAGCGCGGCTATGCGCGCAGCTTTTCCGGAATGAGCGCGCTGTCCAGCGCCGCCAGCCAGATGACGACCGACCGCGACATCACGCCCAACGGCGCCTCCGTCAGTACGCCTGCGCCGACGCGTGACCCGCGCCTCGGCAGCGCGACCTACCGCGACACCGTCGATTTCGAACACGAGGTGCCGCGCGCGCGCGAGGCGCTCGAGAACACCGCCACCACCATCAGCGAGCTGGTCGAACAGGCGCAGTCGGGCAAGCCCATCGAGCCCGAGGTCGCGCACGCCGCGGCACGCCCCGTCGTCGCCAGCGTGCTGCGCAATGCGGATGCCATGTTCTGGCTCAACGCGCTTCGCCGTCACGACGGTTACGCGTATTCGCATGCCCTCAACTGCGCGATGCTCGCCGCCGCGTTCGGGCGCCACCTCGGTCTGCCCGAGGACTACCTGGTCGAACTCGCGACCGGCGCGATGCTGATGGACATCGGAAAGACACAGGTGCCGCAGCCGCTGCTCGAGCGCGAAGGCCCCCTCGATCCGTTGTCGATGGCACGCGTGCGTCGCCATGTCGAACTCGGCACGCAGATGCTGCAGGACGACCGCTTCAGCGCCACCGTCATCGAGATGGTGCGCGGCCACCACGAGCGCGCCGACGGCACCGGTTATCCCGCGCGTCGTTCGGGCGGCGACATTCCGCTGCATGCGCGCATCGCCGCGATCGTGGACAGCTTCGACGCGATGACCAGTGACCGTCCGCACGCGCCCGCCATGGCGCGCCACATCGCGCTGCAGGACCTCTACCGCGATCGCGTGACGCGCTATTACCCGGAACTCGTCGAGCAGTTCATCAGCTGCCTGGGCGTGTATCCCACAGGATCACTCGCGGAACTCAACACCGGCGAGATCGTCGCGATCATGTCGCAGAACGCCGCACGCCGACTGCGGCCGCGCGTGCTGGTGCTGACCGATCCGGACGGCAGGCTGCTATCCGGCTTCCGGACGCTGGATCTGCTGTCGGCCGACAGCGCGATCGAAATCCGTCGTCCGCTCGCCGATCACCACGCCGGCATCGACGTCAAGGAACTTTATCTTTGA
- the gap gene encoding type I glyceraldehyde-3-phosphate dehydrogenase has protein sequence MTIKVGINGFGRIGRNVLRAAVQNFGDDIQIVGINDLLEPDYLAYMLRYDSVHGRFKGDVSVEDGALVVNGKKIRLTQERDPANLKWNEIGADVVIESTGLFLDKSTAQKHLDAGAKKVILSAPSKDDTPMFVYGVNERRYAGEAIISNASCTTNCLAPLAKVLNDKWGIKRGLMTTVHAATATQKTVDGPSNKDWRGGRGILENIIPSSTGAAKAVGVVIPELNKKLTGMSFRVPTSDVSVVDLTVELEKNATYAEICAEMKAQSEGALKGVLGYTEDKVVATDFRGDARTSIFDAEAGIALDPTFVKLVAWYDNEWGYSNKCLEMVRVVAR, from the coding sequence ATGACGATCAAGGTAGGCATCAACGGCTTCGGCCGCATCGGTCGCAACGTGCTGCGTGCAGCCGTGCAGAACTTCGGCGACGACATCCAGATCGTCGGCATCAACGACCTGCTCGAGCCCGACTACCTCGCCTACATGCTGCGCTACGACTCCGTGCACGGCCGCTTCAAGGGCGACGTGTCGGTCGAGGACGGCGCGCTGGTCGTCAACGGCAAGAAGATCCGCCTGACCCAGGAACGCGATCCGGCCAACCTCAAGTGGAACGAGATCGGCGCCGACGTCGTCATCGAATCCACCGGCCTGTTCCTCGACAAGTCCACCGCCCAGAAGCATCTCGATGCCGGTGCGAAGAAGGTGATCCTGTCGGCGCCGTCGAAGGACGACACGCCGATGTTCGTCTACGGCGTCAACGAGCGCCGTTACGCGGGCGAGGCGATCATCTCGAACGCGTCCTGCACCACGAACTGCCTCGCGCCGCTGGCCAAGGTGCTGAACGACAAGTGGGGCATCAAGCGCGGCCTGATGACCACAGTGCACGCCGCGACGGCGACGCAGAAGACGGTCGACGGCCCGTCGAACAAGGACTGGCGCGGCGGCCGCGGCATCCTCGAGAACATCATCCCGTCGAGCACGGGCGCGGCGAAGGCCGTCGGTGTCGTGATTCCAGAGCTCAACAAGAAGCTCACCGGCATGAGCTTCCGCGTGCCGACGTCGGACGTGTCGGTGGTCGACCTCACGGTCGAACTCGAGAAGAACGCCACCTACGCCGAAATCTGCGCGGAAATGAAGGCGCAGTCCGAAGGCGCCCTCAAGGGCGTGCTCGGGTACACCGAAGACAAGGTCGTCGCCACCGACTTCCGCGGCGACGCACGCACGTCGATCTTCGACGCCGAAGCCGGCATCGCGCTCGACCCGACCTTCGTCAAGCTCGTCGCGTGGTACGACAACGAGTGGGGCTACTCGAACAAGTGCCTCGAGATGGTGCGCGTGGTCGCGAGGTAA
- a CDS encoding S1/P1 nuclease produces the protein MIRRLLASALLCAIASPAFAWGAMGHRLVADLAADELTPAARHEVDVLLKGEAEPTLAGIANWADALRANDPDLGKRSAKWHYADIAENGCGTYEPPRDCPNGDCVIEAIRAQTKILADHSQSIDARRQALKFVVHFIGDVHQPLHAAFARDKGGNTVQVRIPTADGGEKGSNLHSLWDSGLIELTGLDEAAYLAKLRALPLVVDIPTHVLPPDSPAWAQTSCRIATRPGVYPSGTQIDAAYAATFTPLIDEQLRRGGTHLAQVLNAALAP, from the coding sequence ATGATCCGACGCCTCCTCGCTTCCGCCCTGCTCTGCGCCATCGCCTCGCCCGCCTTCGCCTGGGGCGCGATGGGACACCGCCTCGTCGCCGACCTCGCTGCGGACGAACTCACGCCCGCCGCGCGTCACGAAGTCGACGTCCTGCTCAAGGGCGAGGCCGAACCGACGCTCGCCGGAATCGCCAACTGGGCGGACGCTCTGCGCGCGAACGATCCGGATCTCGGCAAGCGCAGCGCGAAGTGGCACTACGCGGACATCGCGGAGAACGGCTGCGGAACTTACGAGCCCCCGCGCGACTGCCCGAACGGCGACTGCGTGATCGAAGCCATCCGCGCGCAGACCAAGATCCTTGCCGACCACTCGCAGTCCATCGACGCGCGTCGTCAGGCGCTCAAGTTCGTCGTGCATTTCATCGGCGACGTGCACCAGCCCCTGCATGCGGCATTCGCACGCGACAAGGGCGGCAACACGGTGCAGGTGCGCATCCCGACCGCCGACGGCGGCGAAAAGGGCAGCAACCTGCATTCACTGTGGGACAGCGGCCTGATCGAGCTGACCGGCCTCGACGAAGCGGCCTATCTCGCCAAGCTGCGCGCGCTTCCGCTGGTGGTTGACATTCCGACGCACGTGCTTCCGCCGGATTCACCGGCATGGGCGCAGACGTCGTGCCGCATCGCCACGCGACCCGGCGTGTATCCGTCGGGCACGCAGATCGACGCTGCCTACGCGGCGACGTTTACACCGCTGATCGACGAACAGCTGCGCCGTGGCGGCACGCACCTCGCCCAAGTGCTCAACGCCGCGCTCGCCCCGTAA